The following coding sequences lie in one Arachis ipaensis cultivar K30076 chromosome B03, Araip1.1, whole genome shotgun sequence genomic window:
- the LOC107628743 gene encoding uncharacterized protein LOC107628743 yields the protein MDTSVEGIKRQLPSWMVKKVGTNHVSNSDNVGETTCSVDKGDVATENGGNRKTQKEKENAEIDHNRGASRRKSNLNAKGEAKRKRKSSQGDGSSGSTIQKKKNKGNGPMDQARKSSRKKCRNLEDHRRDSTDVIPGQASDDENDLELTVDDLMTIAEQYVKEHEYKKRQEKSNRQGESKSQIPTKSEPGTALDSCCKNTKTPSSSRETLCGSTRPGKLITTSTFQQANPAKEFLEMYFGFKPLEEEEKQSVVHNLEFTYECTRQSQDDHVGEEVVPLTKKKSTLKDKVAMFLD from the exons ATGGATACTTCTGTTGAGGGAATTAAACGTCAGTTACCGTCATGGATGGTGAAGAAGGTTGGTACCAATCATGTGAGTAACTCTGACAATGTTGGTGAAACTACTTGTTCTGTGGACAAAGGGGACGTAGCTACAGAGAATGGTGGAAATCGTAAAActcaaaaggaaaaggaaaatgcAGAGATAGATCACAACAGGGGAGCTTCAAGGAGGAAATCAAACTTAAATGCAAAGGGTGAAgctaagagaaaaagaaaatcaagCCAAGGTGATGGAAGCAGCGGTAGTACCAttcaaaagaagaagaataaaggcAATGGACCAATGGATCAAGCTCGTAAGTCGTCTAGAAAGAAATGCCGAAATTTAGAGGATCATAGACGTGATAGTACTGATGTAATTCCAGGTCAAGCATCTGATGATGAAAATGATCTGGAGTTGACGGTGGATGATTTAATGACCATAGCAGAACAG TATGTCAAAGAACATGAATACAAGAAGAGGCAAGAAAAATCCAATAGACAGGGTGAATCAAAATCTCAAATTCCAACTAAAAGTGAACCAGGCACTGCTCTTGATTCCTGTTGCAAGAACACAAAAACACCTAGTTCTTCAAGGGAAACTCTATGTGGTTCCACTCGACCTGGTAAATTAATTACTACAAGCACTTTTCAACAAGCTAATCCTGCTAAAGAATTTCTGGAGATGTACTTTGGTTTCAAACCCCTCGAGGAGGAAGAAAAGCAATCTGTTGTACATAACTTAGAATTTACCTATGAGTGCACTAGACAAAGTCAAGATGATCATGTTGGAGAAGAAGTGGTCCCCTTGACGAAGAAAAAAAGCACTTTGAAAGACAAGGTTGCAATGTTTCTTGACTAA